A single region of the Amphiura filiformis chromosome 7, Afil_fr2py, whole genome shotgun sequence genome encodes:
- the LOC140156551 gene encoding cytochrome P450 2U1-like, giving the protein MYVGNRLVVVLNTHDAIREAFRNPDIAARPENSVAKKLKNGHGIVMGTGAPWYQQRKFTAVTFSNFGIGKSPFQDQIAEEVKTMAAEFNKFEEKPFDPMMLLTNATSNVICAVEKIGSGLFQVFIPAFEYLQSTIDDELLQINSEQKEFIGGIISDHKNTFDPDNLRDYVDVYLNEIQRSQGSPKSSELNDHNLVATLVQLFVAGTETTSTTMRWILLYLIANPDIQLRVQNEIDHVVGRNRLPRLADKSQMPYTQATIHDVQRISSVPIMGLPHMASRDTTVKGYTIPQGSIVVPNIFKVDHDPVAWNQPWELKPERFIDENGTFCPSENVMPFSVGRRSCIGENLAKMELFIFVSHLLHQFTFKKPKDETLSLEGIMGGSYVPSDYKVQAIRRI; this is encoded by the exons ATGTATGTAGGAAACCGTTTGGTCGTAGTCCTCAATACACACGACGCTATTCGAGAAGCTTTCCGCAACCCGGATATAGCAGCCAGACCAGAAAATTCTGTCGCGAAGAAATTAAAGAATGGACACG GCATTGTTATGGGAACTGGTGCTCCATGGTATCAGCAACGCAAGTTTACAGCTGTAACTTTCAGTAACTTTGGCATAGGCAAATCTCCCTTTCAAGATCAGATAGCTGAGGAAGTTAAGACCATGGCTGCCGAATTCAACAAGTTTGAAGAAAAGCCGTTTGATCCCATGATGCTGTTGACTAATGCCACATCTAACGTGATCTGTGCG GTTGAAAAGATTGGCTCCGGTCTTTTTCAAGTCTTTATCCCTGCCTTTGAATACCTCCAATCCACCATCGATGACGAATTGCTGCAGATAAATAGCGAACAAAAAGAGTTTATTGGCGGTATTATATCCGATCACAAGAATACATTTGATCCGGATAATTTGCGTGATTATGTAGACGTGTATCTTAATGAAATCCAGCGAAGTCAGGGCTCACCAAAATCTTCTGAGCTGAATGATCATAATCTTGTTGCGACTTTGGTGCAATTATTTGTTGCTGGAACTGAAACCACTTCGACAACAATGAGATGGATTCTGTTGTATCTCATTGCAAATCCTGATATCCAGTTGCGAGTTCAAAACGAAATTGACCATGTCGTTGGCCGAAACCGTCTACCGCGGCTTGCGGATAAAAGTCAGATGCCTTATACGCAAGCTACAATACACGATGTACAGCGAATATCCAGCGTCCCTATAATGGGTTTACCACATATGGCGTCACGTGATACCACTGTAAAAGGATATACGATTCCGCAAGGATCGATTGTTGTGCCCAATATATTCAAAGTTGATCACGATCCAGTTGCATGGAACCAGCCATGGGAATTAAAGCCAGAGAGGTTTATTGACGAAAATGGGACTTTTTGTCCGTCAGAAAACGTGATGCCATTCAGTGTGG GTCGCCGTTCCTGCATTGgtgaaaatttggccaaaatggaATTGTTCATCTTTGTTTCGCATCTGTTGCACCAATTCACCTTCAAGAAACCTAAAGATGAGACACTCTCACTGGAGGGCATTATGGGTGGATCCTATGTCCCATCTGATTACAAGGTGCAGGCTATCAGGAGAATCTGA